A region from the Rhinoderma darwinii isolate aRhiDar2 chromosome 2, aRhiDar2.hap1, whole genome shotgun sequence genome encodes:
- the ATF1 gene encoding cyclic AMP-dependent transcription factor ATF-1 has translation MSLLQLIMEEISKKTDNSDTVQTISFPASAFQASHLAQQMALRGTTTPLTVVLSGEQQVHVQGVIQTAQSSVIHSPQVAASQASSLSDSEDSQDSSDSIDSSRKARGILARRPSYRQILKDLSSEDTGKRNEEGAGVSASPTTTTIYQTSTGQYVTIGPNGTFQLATGTDGLQGLQTLAMANAGSNQQGTTILQYAQTSDGQQILVPSNQVVVQTASGDMQTYQIRTTSTTTSLPQTVVMTSPVTLTCPPTKTDDPQLKREIRLMKNREAARECRRKKKEYVKCLENRVAVLENQNKTLIEELKTLKDLYCHKAV, from the exons ATGTCTCTGCTACAGCTTATTATGGAAGAGATTTCTAAGAAAACGGACAATTCAGACACTGTGCAGACCATTTCTTTCCCAGCTTCAGCCTTCCAGGCATCGCATCTGGCCCAACAA ATGGCACTAAGAGGTACAACTACTCCCTTGACTGTTGTACTGTCTGGGGAGCAGCAGGTCCACGTACAAGGTGTTATCCAGACTGCTCAGTCCTCTGTGATCCACTCTCCTCAAGTTGCTGCATCACAG GCATCATCCCTATCAGATAGCGAAGATTCTCAGGATTCATCTGACAGCATTGATTCCTCCAGAAAGGCACGTGGCATTTTAGCTCGTCGACCATCCTATAG GCAAATATTGAAAGATCTCTCCTCTGAAGACACTGGAAAACGAAATGAAGAGGGTGCTGGAGTATCCGCTTCGCCTACGACCACCACCATATACCAGACCAGCACTGGACAGTATG taaCCATTGGTCCTAATGGAACATTCCAGCTCGCTACTGGGACAGATGGGTTACAAGGATTACAGACATTAGCAATGGCCAATGCTGGCAGTAACCAGCAAGGCACAACCATACTACAGTATGCACAAACATCAGATGGTCAGCAGATTCTTGTACCCAGCAACCAAGTGGTTGTACAGA CTGCTTCAGGAGATATGCAGACCTATCAGATCCGTACCACTTCAACCACCACCTCACTACCACAGACTGTGGTCATGACCTCACCCGTTACATTGACCTGTCCCCCGACAAAGACAGACGACCCACAACTAAAGCGTGAAATAAGATTAATGAAAAACAG GGAGGCCGCCAGAGAATGCCggagaaagaaaaaagaataCGTCAAATGCTTGGAAAATAGAGTCGCAGTTCTTGAAAATCAAAACAAGACATTGATTGAAGAGTTAAAGACTTTAAAAGATTTGTACTGCCATAAAGCGGTGTAA